The Propionibacterium freudenreichii subsp. freudenreichii genome contains a region encoding:
- a CDS encoding ABC transporter substrate-binding protein, with protein MTRHSRLTRFLLVLLALTLGTAMSACGNQSGSSSASSSAGIPLTVGLTYTPDIQFSPFYVAVQKGYFADEGLNVTLRHHGASESLMGALQSGTEDVVYAGGDEMLLSRSQGVDVVNFATMYQSHPAELIVPQGSSISSFADLRGHSIGIPGPFGENWYALLAMLRQAGLTQGDVNIQSIGYTQQAALMGNKVDAVVGFSNNDAVKFGQAGFPIREIRLDAATPLVALGLGASKATVTDKQDQLKAMMRALDKAVAYCTSDLDGTVALTEKYVPALSDDAQRAAARATLEATNKLYGSQLGKQDAQRWSDMATFMAESGIISKPVDAKESFVSLVG; from the coding sequence ATGACCCGTCACAGCAGACTCACCAGATTCCTCCTCGTGCTCCTTGCCCTCACCCTGGGAACTGCCATGAGCGCCTGCGGGAACCAGTCGGGTTCCTCGTCGGCCTCGTCCAGCGCCGGCATCCCCCTCACCGTCGGGCTCACCTACACCCCCGACATCCAGTTCTCACCGTTCTACGTCGCAGTCCAGAAGGGCTACTTCGCCGACGAGGGCCTCAACGTGACATTGCGCCACCATGGCGCCTCCGAATCCCTGATGGGTGCCCTGCAGTCGGGCACCGAGGACGTCGTCTACGCGGGCGGTGACGAGATGCTCCTGTCGCGCTCCCAGGGCGTCGACGTGGTCAACTTCGCCACCATGTACCAGAGCCATCCGGCCGAATTGATCGTGCCGCAGGGCTCGTCCATCTCCTCATTCGCCGACCTGCGTGGACACAGCATCGGAATCCCCGGGCCATTCGGGGAGAACTGGTACGCATTGCTGGCCATGTTGCGGCAGGCAGGGCTGACCCAGGGCGATGTGAACATCCAGTCAATCGGCTACACCCAGCAAGCCGCACTCATGGGCAACAAGGTGGATGCCGTGGTCGGATTCTCGAACAACGATGCCGTGAAGTTCGGCCAGGCCGGATTCCCCATCCGCGAGATCAGGCTCGATGCGGCCACACCGTTGGTTGCCCTGGGCCTTGGGGCCTCGAAGGCGACCGTCACCGACAAGCAGGACCAGCTGAAGGCCATGATGCGGGCGCTCGACAAGGCCGTCGCCTACTGCACTTCCGATCTTGACGGCACGGTGGCCCTGACCGAGAAGTACGTGCCGGCCCTGTCGGACGATGCCCAACGGGCAGCGGCCAGGGCAACGCTGGAGGCGACCAACAAGCTCTACGGCTCCCAGCTCGGCAAGCAGGACGCCCAGCGCTGGAGCGACATGGCCACCTTCATGGCCGAGTCAGGCATCATCTCCAAGCCGGTGGACGCCAAGGAATCCTTCGTGTCGCTGGTCGGCTGA
- the metW gene encoding methionine biosynthesis protein MetW — MSQSSARDSVIGGANRLGEGLLRQDLQSVARLIRPGERVLDLGCGTGDLLAYLIGAMGCSGTGVERDPDAVLQVIGRGVPLIELDLDTQLEEFGDDSFDVVVLSRTLQAVLKPKEVLLQMRRIGQRMIVTMPNFGYWRHRLRLLTGRMPQSKDLPYTWYDTPNLHHTTLVTLEELFDDCGLDIERRIPLDGDGRRPRLPLELTQHTANVLAGSAIYVLTRRDAADAPA, encoded by the coding sequence ATGAGCCAGTCATCAGCGCGTGATTCGGTCATTGGTGGTGCGAACCGCCTGGGTGAGGGACTGTTGCGCCAGGACCTGCAGTCGGTGGCACGGCTCATCCGTCCCGGCGAGCGGGTACTCGACCTCGGGTGCGGCACCGGTGATCTCCTCGCCTATCTGATCGGGGCGATGGGCTGCTCCGGCACCGGGGTGGAACGCGACCCCGATGCGGTGTTGCAGGTCATCGGCAGGGGAGTGCCACTCATCGAGCTGGACCTCGACACCCAGCTCGAGGAATTCGGCGATGACTCCTTCGACGTCGTGGTGTTGTCGCGCACCCTGCAGGCAGTGCTGAAGCCCAAGGAAGTGCTGCTCCAGATGCGACGCATCGGCCAACGCATGATCGTCACGATGCCGAACTTCGGCTACTGGCGCCACCGGCTGCGCCTACTGACCGGTCGCATGCCCCAGAGCAAGGACCTGCCGTACACCTGGTACGACACCCCCAACCTGCACCACACCACGCTGGTCACGCTGGAGGAATTGTTCGACGACTGCGGCCTGGACATTGAGCGACGCATCCCCCTGGACGGTGACGGTCGCCGCCCGCGCCTGCCGCTGGAACTGACCCAGCACACGGCGAACGTGCTGGCCGGTTCGGCGATCTACGTGCTCACCCGTCGCGACGCCGCCGACGCCCCGGCCTGA
- the metX gene encoding homoserine O-acetyltransferase MetX, whose product MTSSRHQYLPPTPEDIVETKFMDLFDTPGEPMHLVRGGTLPGITVAYETYGTLNERRDNAIYICHALTGDAHAAGYHEGDDRPGWWDALIGPGKAIDTDRWFVVASNILGGCSGTTGPSSVNPETGKPYGLDFPLLDMHDFVVVHRALLTKLGVPHLHAAVGGSLGGMQVLDWALTHPEDMNQAVVIASSSRLTAQNIAFSAVGREAIMSDENFMNGAFAENDTNPDVGLAVARMMAHITYTSEEGFEEKFGRRPQFDAQQPGFGVDFAVESYLDHQASSFIGRFDALSYLYLTRVMDYFNPFADAHALDRLVATPVRFLVMSFDSDWRFGTAHSRRIVRRLQDAALPVSFREIHAPWGHDSFLLHIPPYLDSVRAFVEQPAVPRPTIRRRRLRKWGR is encoded by the coding sequence ATGACGTCGAGCAGGCACCAGTACCTCCCACCCACCCCCGAGGACATCGTCGAGACGAAGTTCATGGACCTCTTCGACACCCCGGGCGAACCCATGCACCTGGTCCGCGGCGGAACCCTGCCGGGGATCACGGTGGCCTATGAGACCTACGGCACCCTCAACGAGCGTCGTGACAACGCCATCTACATCTGCCATGCACTCACCGGGGACGCCCACGCCGCCGGCTACCACGAGGGCGACGATCGTCCGGGCTGGTGGGATGCCCTCATCGGACCCGGCAAGGCCATCGACACCGACCGCTGGTTCGTCGTCGCCTCGAACATCCTAGGCGGCTGCTCCGGCACCACCGGTCCCAGCAGCGTCAACCCCGAGACGGGCAAGCCCTACGGGCTCGACTTCCCCCTGCTCGACATGCACGACTTCGTCGTCGTGCACCGCGCCCTGCTCACCAAGTTGGGGGTGCCGCATCTGCACGCGGCAGTGGGCGGGTCGCTGGGGGGCATGCAGGTCCTGGACTGGGCCCTGACCCATCCTGAGGACATGAACCAGGCCGTCGTCATTGCCAGCTCCAGCCGACTGACCGCACAGAACATCGCGTTCAGCGCCGTCGGCCGTGAGGCCATCATGAGCGACGAGAACTTCATGAACGGCGCCTTCGCCGAGAATGACACGAATCCCGATGTCGGCCTTGCAGTGGCCCGGATGATGGCCCACATCACCTACACCAGCGAGGAGGGGTTCGAGGAGAAGTTCGGCAGGCGTCCCCAGTTTGACGCCCAACAGCCGGGCTTCGGTGTCGACTTCGCCGTCGAGAGCTACCTGGACCATCAGGCAAGCAGCTTCATCGGGCGCTTCGATGCCCTGAGCTATCTCTACCTGACCCGCGTCATGGACTATTTCAATCCCTTCGCCGACGCCCATGCCCTCGACCGTCTCGTGGCGACTCCGGTGCGCTTCCTGGTGATGAGCTTCGACTCCGACTGGCGCTTCGGCACGGCCCACTCCCGGCGCATCGTGCGGCGCCTGCAGGACGCGGCCCTGCCGGTGAGCTTCCGCGAGATCCATGCGCCGTGGGGCCACGATTCCTTCCTGCTGCACATCCCGCCCTACCTTGACTCCGTGCGGGCCTTCGTCGAACAGCCCGCGGTGCCCCGACCCACGATTCGACGTCGACGACTACGGAAGTGGGGACGATGA
- a CDS encoding ABC transporter permease, with protein sequence MASSRFTRHPAPTGVRIGAPLVVGALLLLAWHAVVSTHTVPLTLLPTPGSVWSRLVHDIVHGELLARTATTIWEAVLGCIVATVFALPVGYLVARVRLAEAAISPYLAASQAIPAVALAPLLVIWVGYGLTPIVLLCSLIVFFPLLLSTVLGLRSIDHEVVEAAELDGASGWRMIRYIEAPLSRAALLSGVRNGFTLSVTGAVVGEFVMGGTGLGLVVSMQSASADTTGLFSTLIVLCVLAMVIYLGLIAVERFTDPYRVPRAAHPVPLETAPDLRLVAATQAHQSHTSAQKELVA encoded by the coding sequence ATGGCCTCATCACGGTTCACCCGCCATCCAGCACCCACCGGGGTGCGGATCGGTGCCCCCCTGGTGGTGGGGGCGCTCCTGCTCCTGGCCTGGCATGCGGTCGTGTCGACCCACACCGTCCCACTCACCTTGTTGCCCACGCCCGGCTCCGTGTGGAGCCGACTGGTGCACGACATCGTCCACGGTGAATTGTTGGCCCGCACGGCCACCACGATCTGGGAAGCGGTCCTGGGCTGCATCGTGGCCACCGTGTTCGCCCTTCCCGTCGGCTACCTGGTGGCGCGCGTTCGGCTTGCCGAGGCCGCCATATCCCCCTACCTGGCCGCCTCGCAGGCGATCCCGGCCGTGGCGTTGGCGCCCCTGCTGGTGATCTGGGTGGGTTACGGGCTCACCCCGATTGTCCTGCTGTGCTCCCTGATCGTCTTCTTCCCCCTGCTGCTGTCCACCGTGCTGGGCCTTCGTTCGATTGACCACGAGGTCGTCGAGGCGGCCGAGCTCGACGGGGCCTCGGGATGGCGCATGATCCGCTACATCGAGGCGCCGCTGTCGCGGGCCGCACTTCTCAGCGGGGTGCGCAATGGGTTCACCCTGTCGGTGACCGGCGCGGTGGTCGGCGAGTTCGTCATGGGTGGCACCGGGCTGGGCCTGGTGGTCTCCATGCAATCGGCCTCGGCCGATACCACCGGCCTGTTCTCCACCCTCATCGTGCTGTGCGTCCTGGCAATGGTCATCTACCTCGGCCTGATTGCGGTCGAGCGATTCACCGATCCCTATCGCGTGCCCCGGGCAGCGCATCCCGTGCCACTCGAGACGGCACCGGACCTGCGCTTGGTGGCCGCCACGCAAGCCCATCAATCCCACACGTCGGCCCAGAAGGAGCTCGTCGCATGA
- a CDS encoding MFS transporter, with protein sequence MPLNPTQHTGINPDRRRWIALIVLSLALFMASMDNTILNVALPTLGRELGATTDELQWTVDAYQVTYAGFLLVAGGLVDRWGRTRTFVAGVAVFGLCSLAAGLSTNTTMLILARGLTGIGAALLTPSTLALISVLFRRPGERTTAFAIWSGANSAGAAVGPLLSGGLLAHFSWGSIFLINVPVAALCLVGAVFLLPRVRAERDEDHIDWPGTGLSIAGLCAVCWAVISAPGLGLFSAPIIFAFLGGIALLVGFVWWQHHASAPLLRLSLFRSRPFAVSVAVSGLVTAGGAGALFVLTQFLQFVLQFTPWQSGLSIMPVAAMMLVGAILAPISLKRIGIKRAVIAGLICVALGFTLLSLTHVGMTYLQMLPGAMFFGLGAGLLMPAATQAVMDSLPSESEGAGSATNSALMQVGSAMGVAITGSLLAWRYREVMSADAAVRGLGEPLHSDILASVGRAFDLSSGGAHPDILAALKRGFVSGMQVGLGASAAVVVLATIAVAIFFPRHPVAPDEAEIEGSEPKASPAP encoded by the coding sequence GTGCCGTTGAACCCGACACAGCACACCGGCATCAATCCGGATCGCCGTCGCTGGATCGCCCTGATCGTCCTGTCGTTGGCGCTGTTCATGGCGTCCATGGACAACACGATCCTCAATGTCGCCCTGCCCACGCTGGGACGCGAACTCGGCGCCACGACCGACGAGCTGCAATGGACTGTCGATGCCTACCAGGTGACCTATGCCGGCTTCCTGTTGGTCGCCGGTGGCCTGGTCGACCGCTGGGGGCGGACGCGCACCTTCGTCGCGGGCGTGGCGGTCTTCGGGCTGTGTTCCCTGGCTGCGGGATTGTCCACCAATACGACGATGCTGATCCTCGCCCGTGGCCTGACCGGCATCGGCGCGGCGCTCCTGACCCCCTCGACGCTCGCCCTGATCTCGGTACTGTTCCGCCGGCCCGGGGAACGCACCACGGCCTTCGCCATCTGGTCAGGCGCAAACAGTGCCGGTGCCGCCGTCGGACCCCTGCTGTCCGGCGGCCTGTTGGCCCATTTCAGCTGGGGGTCCATCTTCCTGATCAACGTTCCCGTGGCGGCACTGTGCCTGGTGGGAGCGGTGTTCCTGCTGCCGCGGGTCAGGGCCGAACGCGACGAGGACCACATCGACTGGCCCGGTACGGGGCTGTCGATCGCGGGGCTGTGCGCCGTGTGCTGGGCGGTCATCTCGGCACCGGGACTCGGACTCTTCTCGGCGCCCATCATCTTCGCCTTCCTCGGCGGCATCGCACTGCTGGTCGGGTTCGTCTGGTGGCAGCACCACGCGAGCGCTCCACTGCTGCGTCTCAGCCTGTTCCGCAGCCGCCCCTTCGCCGTCTCGGTGGCAGTGTCCGGCCTGGTCACCGCCGGTGGTGCCGGAGCGCTGTTCGTGCTCACCCAGTTCCTGCAATTCGTCCTGCAGTTCACGCCATGGCAATCGGGACTGAGCATCATGCCGGTCGCCGCCATGATGCTCGTCGGTGCGATCCTGGCCCCGATCAGCCTCAAGCGCATCGGCATCAAGCGCGCCGTCATCGCAGGCCTGATCTGCGTAGCGCTCGGCTTCACCCTGCTGTCCCTGACCCACGTCGGCATGACCTACCTGCAGATGCTGCCCGGCGCGATGTTCTTCGGGCTGGGCGCCGGTCTCCTGATGCCCGCAGCCACCCAGGCCGTCATGGATTCCCTGCCCTCGGAGTCGGAGGGTGCCGGGTCGGCCACCAACAGCGCGCTCATGCAGGTGGGCAGTGCGATGGGCGTGGCCATCACCGGATCACTGCTGGCGTGGCGCTACCGCGAGGTGATGAGTGCCGACGCCGCGGTCAGGGGCCTGGGCGAGCCATTGCACTCCGACATCCTGGCCTCGGTGGGACGCGCCTTCGACCTCTCCTCGGGCGGCGCGCACCCCGACATCCTGGCTGCCCTGAAGCGGGGATTCGTCTCGGGAATGCAGGTCGGCCTGGGGGCCAGCGCAGCCGTCGTCGTGCTCGCGACGATCGCGGTCGCGATCTTCTTCCCGCGCCATCCGGTCGCGCCCGATGAGGCCGAGATCGAGGGCTCCGAACCGAAGGCGTCGCCCGCCCCCTGA
- a CDS encoding Lrp/AsnC family transcriptional regulator has translation MESTDQHILALLSREGRMSFTEIGRETGLSTSAAQQRVRRLEQRGIITGYHARIDGAALGHTLAAFIEIRPLGQVDESLVDVLASMPEIVSCYSVAGDASHLCLAEVTSTQELDDLLTRIRTAVNVSTSTTVVLRTLFRDRPPIDDPDVPAAKR, from the coding sequence ATGGAGTCGACTGACCAACACATTCTTGCGCTGTTGTCGCGTGAGGGACGCATGTCCTTCACCGAGATCGGGCGCGAAACCGGATTGTCGACTTCGGCGGCCCAACAACGGGTCCGTCGGCTCGAGCAGCGTGGCATCATCACCGGCTACCACGCACGCATCGACGGTGCGGCCCTGGGCCATACCCTCGCCGCGTTCATCGAGATCCGCCCCCTGGGGCAGGTCGATGAGAGCTTGGTCGACGTCCTGGCCTCGATGCCCGAGATCGTCAGTTGCTACTCGGTGGCCGGGGACGCCAGCCACCTGTGTCTGGCCGAGGTCACCTCCACGCAAGAGCTGGACGACCTGCTGACGCGCATCCGCACTGCGGTCAACGTGTCCACCTCAACCACCGTCGTGCTGCGTACCCTGTTCCGTGATCGGCCCCCCATCGACGACCCTGATGTGCCGGCCGCCAAGCGCTGA